In Dysgonomonadaceae bacterium zrk40, one genomic interval encodes:
- a CDS encoding peptidoglycan bridge formation glycyltransferase FemA/FemB family protein, whose amino-acid sequence MLSNIRPKETDELYATPILQQTAFWSEVKASLGAETMAVNFAAQSEGLYGAADEKQLIHSDLLIILRQIDRDHSVAYVPYGPELEPADEFQGIFLEELSESLRSQLPHNCILIRYDLCWESYWAKENDHFDENGLWRGEPEQTAQEFRFNYNTQQWNFRKAATNILPAHTIFLDLTAEREILLKKMKPKTRYNIGLARRRGVTVRTMGQEGMDIWYELYRETAERNHLLINEKKYFEAVLTARADDSRSPADVRLLVAEKDEKPLAAMFLVITRNRGSYLYGASSSAERNLMAPYALQWEAICQSQEAGCTEYDMFGISPNPDPHHPMYGLYKFKSGFGGDIHHSLGCWDYPLDEEIYTLFRASELHSQGYHLV is encoded by the coding sequence ATGTTATCGAACATTCGTCCCAAAGAGACCGATGAGCTATACGCCACCCCCATCTTACAACAAACTGCCTTCTGGTCCGAAGTGAAAGCCTCACTGGGAGCAGAGACCATGGCTGTCAACTTCGCAGCCCAGAGCGAGGGACTGTATGGAGCAGCCGATGAAAAGCAGCTGATTCACTCCGATCTGCTGATCATCCTGCGACAAATTGACCGTGATCATTCAGTAGCCTATGTCCCTTACGGTCCCGAGCTGGAACCTGCCGACGAGTTTCAGGGCATCTTCCTGGAAGAGCTCTCGGAGTCGCTACGTTCTCAACTCCCCCACAACTGCATTCTGATTCGTTACGATCTTTGCTGGGAGTCCTACTGGGCCAAAGAAAATGATCATTTCGATGAAAACGGTCTCTGGAGAGGTGAACCGGAACAAACCGCCCAGGAGTTCCGCTTCAACTACAACACGCAGCAGTGGAACTTCCGCAAAGCTGCAACCAACATCCTCCCCGCCCACACCATCTTCCTGGATCTGACAGCTGAAAGGGAGATCCTGTTGAAGAAGATGAAGCCGAAGACACGCTACAACATCGGACTGGCGCGTCGCAGGGGGGTAACGGTGCGGACCATGGGACAGGAAGGAATGGATATTTGGTATGAGCTCTACCGTGAGACCGCTGAACGAAACCATCTGCTGATCAACGAAAAGAAATATTTCGAGGCGGTGCTCACTGCACGGGCCGACGACAGCCGCTCTCCGGCCGACGTGCGGCTTCTTGTCGCCGAGAAGGATGAGAAGCCACTGGCAGCCATGTTCCTGGTGATCACCCGGAACCGGGGCTCCTATCTCTATGGAGCCTCCTCCTCTGCTGAGCGCAACCTGATGGCCCCCTATGCACTACAGTGGGAGGCCATCTGCCAGTCGCAGGAGGCGGGCTGCACCGAGTATGACATGTTCGGCATCTCACCCAACCCTGACCCTCATCACCCGATGTATGGGCTCTACAAGTTCAAGTCGGGCTTCGGCGGCGACATCCACCACAGCCTCGGCTGTTGGGACTACCCGCTTGACGAGGAGATCTACACCCTCTTCCGCGCCTCAGAGCTGCACAGTCAGGGATATCACCTGGTCTGA
- a CDS encoding NAD(P)H-dependent oxidoreductase yields MNIIEPLQWRYATKRMTGGKIPEKELESILEAIRLAPSAYGLQPYRVIVTENRELIEQIYEQSCPQVVLQQCSHLLIFKAKKRLDEVYVEGFLEEFRSVRNATDTHIDSYREKIHRVINDPAINTFSWTTHQTYLALGYATYAAAQLGIDATPIEGFNPKALNRLLALNEEEEETVLMLALGYRDAGEDRLAHQPKVRKPLHKLVERL; encoded by the coding sequence ATGAACATCATAGAACCACTGCAGTGGCGCTACGCCACCAAACGAATGACCGGCGGGAAGATTCCGGAGAAGGAACTTGAATCGATACTGGAGGCAATCCGTCTGGCCCCCTCCGCCTATGGCTTGCAGCCCTACCGGGTGATTGTTACCGAAAACAGGGAACTGATAGAGCAGATATATGAGCAATCCTGCCCTCAGGTAGTGCTGCAGCAATGCTCACACCTACTGATCTTCAAGGCGAAGAAAAGACTCGATGAAGTCTATGTGGAAGGATTCCTGGAGGAGTTCAGGAGCGTCAGAAATGCCACCGACACCCATATCGACAGTTATCGGGAAAAGATACACCGCGTGATCAATGATCCGGCGATCAACACCTTCAGCTGGACCACCCACCAGACCTACCTGGCCCTGGGGTACGCCACCTATGCGGCGGCACAGCTGGGCATCGATGCCACTCCCATTGAGGGATTCAACCCGAAAGCACTCAACCGGCTGCTCGCGCTCAACGAGGAGGAGGAGGAAACGGTGCTGATGCTCGCCCTCGGCTACCGTGATGCCGGAGAGGACAGGCTTGCACATCAGCCCAAAGTAAGAAAACCGCTCCACAAACTTGTAGAGCGGTTGTAA
- a CDS encoding ketoacyl-ACP synthase III, with amino-acid sequence MSKIYSVFTGTGSYVPTKQVKNDAFLENEFYESSGEKIDTPNEAIVQKFEEITTISERRYAGEHEVTSDLALIASQRAIAAAGVEKEELDYIIFAHNFGETMADNMRMDVVPSLASRLKQKLGIVNPSAVAYDILFGCPGWVQAVIQADYYIRSGDAKKVLVVGADILSRVADPHDRDSMIYADGAGAAIMEGRESDTPLGILGHNSRSDALDYVQMLQMGYSYNPELAKKKDYYLKMQGRRLYQYALENVPKTIKAGLDRVGLEITDIRKVLLHQANGKMDDAILQRLFKLYGIKEVPESIMPMTISWLGNSSVATVPTLLDLLTRQEMDGHDLKSGDIISLASVGAGMNINSIVYRIP; translated from the coding sequence ATGAGCAAAATTTACAGCGTGTTTACCGGTACCGGCAGCTATGTGCCGACCAAACAAGTAAAGAACGATGCTTTTCTTGAGAACGAGTTTTATGAATCATCCGGTGAGAAGATCGACACTCCCAACGAGGCAATCGTTCAGAAGTTTGAAGAGATCACCACCATCTCTGAACGGCGTTATGCCGGGGAACATGAGGTGACCTCCGATTTGGCCCTGATTGCTTCACAACGTGCGATTGCAGCTGCCGGCGTGGAGAAGGAGGAGCTTGACTACATCATCTTTGCCCACAACTTCGGCGAGACGATGGCGGATAACATGCGGATGGACGTGGTTCCCTCGCTTGCCTCACGGCTCAAGCAGAAACTGGGTATCGTCAATCCCTCCGCGGTGGCTTATGACATCCTCTTCGGCTGTCCCGGATGGGTGCAGGCGGTGATCCAGGCCGACTACTACATCCGCTCGGGTGATGCGAAAAAGGTGCTGGTGGTGGGTGCCGACATCCTGTCGCGTGTAGCCGATCCGCACGACCGCGACAGCATGATCTATGCCGATGGTGCCGGAGCTGCCATCATGGAGGGTCGTGAGAGCGACACACCGCTCGGCATCCTGGGACACAACTCACGCAGTGATGCCCTCGATTACGTGCAGATGCTTCAGATGGGCTACTCCTACAATCCCGAACTGGCGAAGAAGAAAGATTATTACCTGAAGATGCAGGGACGTCGTCTCTACCAGTACGCACTGGAGAATGTGCCGAAGACGATCAAGGCGGGTCTGGATAGAGTGGGGCTAGAGATCACCGATATCCGCAAGGTGTTGCTCCACCAGGCCAACGGCAAGATGGATGATGCCATCCTGCAGCGCTTGTTCAAGCTCTACGGTATCAAAGAGGTGCCGGAGAGCATCATGCCGATGACCATCTCCTGGCTGGGCAATTCATCGGTGGCCACGGTGCCCACATTGCTCGACCTGCTCACCCGTCAGGAGATGGATGGTCACGACCTGAAAAGCGGAGACATCATCAGCCTCGCCTCAGTAGGTGCAGGCATGAACATCAACAGCATTGTCTACCGGATTCCCTAA
- a CDS encoding mechanosensitive ion channel encodes MDEEKIEQISRSTNAISEWSIRLLTNIGIPENWVKYINLLLLLSVLVVLVFMVQYLTRRILHAVLNRVSRITGIEFLRHLSERRFPHYLAMIIPFSLVKGSIPIIFDLFPRTMVMVDKLVDIFLIFYVIWLISSIVNAFSDTLRSRPSMADKPLDSYVQVVKIILYAIGFIILFSILTGQKPGVILGGLGAASAILMLIFKDTILGFVASMQVSANDMVRIGDWITMPKYGADGDVIQITLTTVKIRNFDKTITTIPPYSLVSDSFQNWRGMVEAGGRRVKRSIYVKQSSIRFLSDEEVTKLLKVQAVNQYISTRSREIEAYNQSVGADKSLPLNGRNLTNMGLFREYIKNYLSHHPDVHKELMLMVRQLQPTSKGLPLELYFFTATTEWERYEDITSDVFDHVTAAARFFNLELFEDISNPVLSAGINPEP; translated from the coding sequence ATGGACGAAGAAAAGATTGAACAAATATCCCGCTCAACCAACGCCATCAGTGAATGGAGCATCCGGCTGCTGACCAATATCGGTATCCCCGAAAACTGGGTGAAATATATCAACCTGTTGCTGCTACTGTCGGTACTGGTTGTGTTGGTGTTCATGGTACAATACCTCACCCGCCGCATCCTGCATGCTGTCCTGAACCGTGTGTCCAGGATCACCGGAATCGAATTCCTGCGACATCTCTCCGAACGACGCTTTCCCCATTACCTGGCGATGATCATCCCCTTCAGCCTGGTGAAAGGATCCATCCCCATCATCTTCGATCTTTTCCCCCGTACCATGGTGATGGTCGACAAACTGGTGGATATCTTTCTCATATTCTATGTGATATGGCTTATCTCATCGATCGTGAACGCTTTCTCCGATACCCTGCGCAGCCGCCCCAGCATGGCCGACAAGCCGCTGGATAGCTACGTCCAGGTGGTGAAGATCATCCTTTACGCGATTGGTTTCATCATCCTCTTCTCCATCCTCACAGGTCAAAAGCCCGGGGTGATCCTCGGGGGGCTGGGTGCCGCATCGGCCATCCTGATGTTGATCTTCAAGGATACCATCCTCGGTTTCGTGGCCAGTATGCAGGTGTCGGCCAACGACATGGTGCGGATCGGCGACTGGATTACCATGCCCAAGTATGGTGCCGACGGTGATGTGATCCAGATCACGCTCACCACCGTCAAGATCCGCAACTTCGACAAGACCATCACCACCATACCGCCCTATTCGCTTGTTTCAGACTCGTTTCAGAACTGGCGGGGGATGGTTGAAGCCGGTGGACGACGCGTGAAAAGAAGCATCTACGTGAAACAATCATCGATTCGTTTTCTCAGCGACGAAGAGGTGACGAAGTTGTTGAAGGTGCAGGCTGTGAACCAGTATATCTCCACGAGGAGCCGTGAGATCGAAGCTTACAACCAATCCGTCGGTGCCGACAAATCGCTGCCCCTCAACGGCCGTAACCTCACCAACATGGGACTCTTCCGGGAATACATCAAGAACTACCTGAGTCATCATCCCGATGTGCACAAGGAGTTGATGTTGATGGTGCGTCAGCTGCAACCCACCTCGAAAGGACTTCCGCTGGAACTCTACTTCTTCACTGCCACCACCGAGTGGGAGCGATATGAGGATATTACTTCCGATGTGTTTGATCATGTGACCGCGGCTGCAAGGTTTTTTAACCTGGAGTTGTTCGAGGATATTTCCAATCCGGTGCTCTCTGCAGGGATCAACCCGGAGCCGTGA